From Carassius auratus strain Wakin chromosome 22, ASM336829v1, whole genome shotgun sequence, a single genomic window includes:
- the LOC113039879 gene encoding zinc finger protein 239-like encodes MQSASSLLRRDQHLQPNCNSQRSPASCNSQSVKLRPQLLPNKCWTFPISLLVQMSIKSSGRSEICKGFRRTERTCDPEPRRMKRTEEQRENEKPLSRSETKNIFLNKRRAEKSCTCTQCGKSFSCKSHLNVHMRVHTGEKPFKCDHCGNRFTQKESLNLHMRIHMGEKPFKCDHCEKRFLNKQYLKYHKRVHTGERPFICDQCGKGFMQSSHLKGHMKIHTGQKPYVCDHCEKTFSGKPNLDAHMRIHTGKRPYACDQCGKTFPETSSLKRHLTVHMKEKPHSCSSCGKSFSLLQNLKSHQKLHNAVKDYMCFECGKTFIMENRLKRHQRIHTGEKPYKCSHCDKRFSLSAHLKSHEQIHNREKPHTCD; translated from the exons ATGCAGTCCGCGTCAAGTCTTCTGAGGAGAG ATCAGCATCTCCAACCAAACTGCAATAGTCAACGAAGCCCCGCCTCCTGTAATTCACAGTCAGTGAAGCTCCGCCCACAGCTACTCCCTAATAAATGCTGGACTTTCCCCATCAGCTTACTAGTGCAgatgagcatcaaatcatcaggAAGAAGTGAAATCTGCAAAGGGTTTAGGAGGACCGAGAGAACGTGTGATCCAGAACCCCGCAGAATGAAACGCACTGAAGAACAGAGAG aaaatgaaaagccTCTGAGTCGCTCggaaactaaaaatatttttttaaataaaagaagagCTGAGAAATCAtgcacctgcactcagtgtgggaagagtttctcaTGCAAAAGCCATCTTAAtgttcacatgagagttcacacaggAGAAAAACCATTCAAGTGTGATCACTGTGGGAATCGATTCACACAAAAAGAAAGCCTTAACTTACACATGAGGATCCACATGGGAGAAAAGCCGTTCAAATGTGACCATTGTGAAAAAAGATTCTTAAACAAGCAATATCTCAAGTATCACAaaagagttcacactggagagaggccATTCatttgtgatcagtgtgggaagggCTTCATGCAATCATCACACCTTAAAGGACACATGAAGATCCACACTGGACAGAAACCGTACGTATGTGATCACTGTGAAAAAACATTCTCTGGGAAACCAAATCTTGATGCTCACATGAGAATCCATACTGGAAAGAGGCCGTACGCATGTGATCAATGCGGTAAAACATTTCCTGAGACATCATCCCTGAAGAGACACCTGACAGTTCATATGAAGGAGAAGCCTCATTCATGTTCTTCATGTGGAAAGAGCTTTTCCCTGCTGCAAAATTTAAAATCACATCAGAAATTACATAACGCTGTGAAGGATtatatgtgctttgagtgtgggAAGACTTTTATTATGGAAAACCGTTTAAAACGGCaccagaggattcacactggagagaaaccttacaagtgttcacactgtgacaagagattcagtctgTCAGCACATCTGAAATCACACGAGCAGATCCACAATAGAGAGAAGCCACACACATGTGATTAG